From the Armatimonadota bacterium genome, the window GGGGTGCTCCTGCCGGCTCTGGGACCGAGGCGCCGGGCGGGACCATGGGGGGGCATGCTGCGACGGCTCCTCCGTTGGCACCCCGGCGGCGTGCTGGCGGCGGCCGTGCTGGCGGGGCTGCTCGTCGCCTCCCTCGGTGCGCCCTGGCTGGCCCCGCACGACCCCTACGCGCAAGATTACAATGCCCTGATGCGTCCTCCCGGCACCCACTACCCCCTGGGGACCGACTACCTGGGACGCGATGTCCTCTCCCGCACGCTGTACGGCGGCCGGACCTCGCTGCTGATCAGCCTGGCCTCGATCGGCGTGGGCACGGTGGCAGGCACGGCCGTGGGCCTGCTCTCCGGCTACTACGGCGGCTGGCTGGATGGCGCGGTGCAGCGCGTGGTGGACGTGCTGATGGCGTTGCCGGCCATCATCCTGGCGCTGGCCCTCATGGCGGTGCTGGGCCCGCGCCTGGAGAACGTGGTCCTGGCCATCGCCATCGTCGTCCTGCCGGGGCTGGCGCGCGTCGTGCGCGGGGTGGTCCTCCAGCTGCGCGAGTTCCAGTTCGTCGAGGCGGCCCGGGCGCTGGGAGCCTCCGACGCCCGCCTCCTCTTGCGCCACCTCCTGCCCAACGCCGTGGCGCCGGTCATCGTGCTGGCCACCAACGCCCTGTCGGCGGCCATCCTCATCGAAGCGTCCCTCTCGTTCCTGGGGCTGGGCACCCAGCCGCCCGTCCCCTCCTGGGGGAACATGCTGAGCGAGGAAGCGCGACGGTACTTCGAGCAGGCCCCTTGGATGGCGTTGCCCCCAGGGGTCGCCCTCAGCCTGGCGGTCCTGGCCGTGAACTTCCTGGGCGACGCGCTGCGCGACGCCCTCGACCCGCGGCTGCGGAGGAGCGGGGCATGAGCCTCCCCGTCGCCCGGGCGGCCCTCGCCGCGGCGGAGGAACGCCACCGCGGGCGCTTCGCCGACCACGTGGCGGAGCTGGCCGCGTTCTGCCGGATCCCCTCGGTCGGCGGCGACGACGCCGCCATGGGCCAGGCTGTGGCGTGGCTCGAGGCGGCCATGCGGCGCAGCGGCATCGAGGTCGAAGTCTGGCCGGGCGAAGGCAACCACCCCTACCTGGTGGGCATGGCCCGCGGCGCCGCTGCGCGGACCCTGCTCTTCTTCAACCACTACGACATCGCCACCTACACCAACCCGATCGAGCGGCGGCCAGGGGACCGGGACCCCTTCTCGGGCGCCGTGGAGGGGGAGCGCCTCTACGCCCGCGGGGTGGCCGACGACAAGGCCACGCTCCTCTCCCGCATCCACGCGGTGCGCCTCTGGCACGAGGCGAATGGGACGCTGCCGGTGACCGTGAAGTTCCTGCTGGAGGGCAAGCGCGGGTTAGCCACCGACGGGCTTGGGCGCTTCCTCGCCCGGGCCTTCCCCCGGGTCGCGGCCGACGCCTGCTGCTGGGAGGCGGGGGCCAAGGACGAGGCGGACCGCCCGGTGATCACCCTCGGCCACAAGGGGCAGCTCTACGTCGAGTTGCGGTGCCGCACCGCCAACGGCGACTACCCCTCCCGCCTAACCGCCCTCCCCAACAGCGCGTGGCGGCTGGTATGGGCGCTCGCCTCGCTCAAGGATCCGGACGAACGTGTCCGCCTGCCGGGCTTCTACGACCGGGTCCGGCGGCCCGGCCCTGCCGAGGAGGAGTGGTGCTACCGGCACCTCCCCGCCGACGTCTCCGGCTTGCGGGCGAGCACCGGGGTCAGGGCGTTCGTCGCCGGGCTGGACGGCCAGCGCGTCATGCGGTTCACCTACACCGAGCCGACGGTAGGGCTCTGCGGGCTGGCGGCGGGGGAGGCCGGCCCGGCCCACCGGCTCGTCATCCCCGGCGAGAGCCGCGCCCACGTCGAGTTCCGCCTGGTGCCGGATCAGGATCCCGAGGAGGTGCTCACCAGCCTGCGGGCCCACCTGGACCAGGGAGGCTTTCCCGACATCACCCTCGAGGTGCGCAGCATGCTCCCGCCCTACACCACCGACCCTGACGGCCCGCTCCCGCGGCTGGTTGGGGAGGCTGCCGAAGAGGTCTATGGCCGGCGTCCGGTGTTGGTCCCCTTCGCCACCGGCATCGGCCACCGCTACCTCTTCCGGCGCTACAGCTCCATGCCGATCGTGGGGTTCGCGGTAGGGTACGCCGGCTCGGCGCTGGAGACCAACGACGAGCACATCCGCCTGCGGGACTACGACGAGGGGATCCGCCACGTCCTGGCGATCCTGGCGCGGGCACCGACGCTCCCCGCGGTCGGGGGGGAGGGGTAGGTATGCGCACCCGCACCGGCGCGGTCGATGCGTACATCAGCGGGGGGATGGCGCAGTGGATGTCGGAACTCGCGGAGTTCTGCGCCTTCCCCAGCGTCGGCGACCGGTCGGAGGCGATGCACGCCGCGGCGCAGTGGCTGGTCCGGCGGCTGGCCGCCGCGGGGCTGGCCGCGCGCCTGCTGGCGGTCACGGACGGGTTCCCCGCGGTCTACGCCGAGGCGCCCGGCCGCTCCCCGCGCACCGTGCTCTTCTTCAACCACTACGACATCGCCGCCTACACCCACCCGCTGCCGCGGGACCTGTTGCAGGTCCCCGTCAGGCTGGCCGCAGACCGGCTCTTCGCCCGCGGGGTGGCGGACGACAAGGGGTGCTGCTTCTCGCGGATCGTGGCCGTGGAGGCGCTCCTGCGCACCCACGGGCGCCTGCCGGTGGGGGTGAAGTTCCTCATCCTCGGCAAGCGGGTCCCCAACGATCCCTGTCTGGATGACGTCCTCGCCCGCTACCCCGAGGTCCTGGCCTGTGACGCGGTGATCTGGGAGACGGGAGCGAAGGACGAGCGCGACCGTCCCACCGCGTCCCTGGGCGCCAAGGGATACCTCTACGTGGAGCTGGTGGTGCGGAACCCGGCCGGGGCCCAACCCTCGCGCATCAGCATCCTGCCCAACCCGGCCTGGGACCTGGTCTGGGCCCTGAGCACGCTGAAGGGCCCGGACGAACGCATCCGCGTCCCCGGCTTCTACGACGACGTCCTCCCCCCTACGCCCGCGGACCTGGAGGTCCTGGCCGTTCTGGGCGAAGACCTGGACGAGCGCGTCGCGCGGCGGATGGGCGCACCGCGCTTCGTGCTGGGGTGCCGGGGGCTCGAGGCGGCTCGCCGCTGGTTCTTCGAACCCTCCTGCACAGTCTGCGGCCTCGTGGGCGGGGAGACCGGTTCGGAGGAGCGGCTGGTCATCCCCGCGGAGGCCCGGGCCAAGGTGGAGTTCCGGCTGGTGGCCCGGCAGGACCCGGCGGACATCGCCCGGAAGGTGCGGGCCCACCTCGACCGGGAGGGGTTCGGGCACGTCGAGATGGTTGTGCGCTCCCAGACCACCCCGTACCGGACACCGGCGAACGACCCCCTCGTTCGGGCAGCCCAGCGGGCAGCCCTGCAGGTCTACGGGCAGCCCCTGGTGATCCGTCCCACCTCGGTGGGGATGAGCCCCAAGTACCGGTTTGCTCCCCGCCCGACCCTGGGCATTGGGGTCGAGTACGCCGGTTCGGCGATGGAGATGCCGGACGAGCACATCCGGCTCGAAGACTGGGAGCAGGGCGCGCGCATGGTGGCTGCTGTGCTGGAGGCGTACGCGGAGGAGTCGGGATGATCGTGCGCGAGGAGGATGGGCGGTGGCTGCTGATCCGCCAGGTCGACCACGCAGCGCTGGCGGGGGACCTGGCGCGGCACTGGGGGAATGAGACTTTCGAGCGGCCGGAGCCCCACGCGTCCGTGGTGATCGCTGCGACCATGCACGACGAGGGGTGGCGGGAACAGGACGCATTGCCCCGGTACGACGCCACCCGGGCCGGCCCGCTGCACTGGCGTGACATCCCGGTCCAGGAGCACGTCGCCTTCTACGCCGTCGGGATCGAGCGGACGGTGGCCCGGGACCCCTACGCCGGGTTGCTGGCCAGCATGCACGGGGCGGGGATCTACACGCAGCGCTACGGGACCTTTCCCGTCTACATGACGACGATCACGCCCGAGGCCCGTCCTTGGATCGAGACCTTCATCCGGGATCAGGAGGCGCTCCAGGCGGAACTGAAGCGCCGGCTGTGGAGCCCCCGGGAGCGCCGCAGCCGCTTCGAGCGGCAGCTGTGGACGAACTACGAATGGCTGCAGATCTACGACCGCCTCTCGCTCTTCCTCTGTCTGCATGACCTGCGGGGGGCGGTACAGGACCGGCTGGGCCCCACGCCGCTCGGCATCGACGCCCCGACGGTGGAGCTGACGGTGGCGGCGCTGGGCGACGATGTGGTGGTGGTCGAGCC encodes:
- a CDS encoding DUF3891 family protein; the encoded protein is MIVREEDGRWLLIRQVDHAALAGDLARHWGNETFERPEPHASVVIAATMHDEGWREQDALPRYDATRAGPLHWRDIPVQEHVAFYAVGIERTVARDPYAGLLASMHGAGIYTQRYGTFPVYMTTITPEARPWIETFIRDQEALQAELKRRLWSPRERRSRFERQLWTNYEWLQIYDRLSLFLCLHDLRGAVQDRLGPTPLGIDAPTVELTVAALGDDVVVVEPWPFDVAEVTVALPVRRIPRRPYADLADLQGTVGAAAEESIRAWLVPQA
- a CDS encoding ABC transporter permease codes for the protein MLRRLLRWHPGGVLAAAVLAGLLVASLGAPWLAPHDPYAQDYNALMRPPGTHYPLGTDYLGRDVLSRTLYGGRTSLLISLASIGVGTVAGTAVGLLSGYYGGWLDGAVQRVVDVLMALPAIILALALMAVLGPRLENVVLAIAIVVLPGLARVVRGVVLQLREFQFVEAARALGASDARLLLRHLLPNAVAPVIVLATNALSAAILIEASLSFLGLGTQPPVPSWGNMLSEEARRYFEQAPWMALPPGVALSLAVLAVNFLGDALRDALDPRLRRSGA
- a CDS encoding M20/M25/M40 family metallo-hydrolase; protein product: MRTRTGAVDAYISGGMAQWMSELAEFCAFPSVGDRSEAMHAAAQWLVRRLAAAGLAARLLAVTDGFPAVYAEAPGRSPRTVLFFNHYDIAAYTHPLPRDLLQVPVRLAADRLFARGVADDKGCCFSRIVAVEALLRTHGRLPVGVKFLILGKRVPNDPCLDDVLARYPEVLACDAVIWETGAKDERDRPTASLGAKGYLYVELVVRNPAGAQPSRISILPNPAWDLVWALSTLKGPDERIRVPGFYDDVLPPTPADLEVLAVLGEDLDERVARRMGAPRFVLGCRGLEAARRWFFEPSCTVCGLVGGETGSEERLVIPAEARAKVEFRLVARQDPADIARKVRAHLDREGFGHVEMVVRSQTTPYRTPANDPLVRAAQRAALQVYGQPLVIRPTSVGMSPKYRFAPRPTLGIGVEYAGSAMEMPDEHIRLEDWEQGARMVAAVLEAYAEESG
- a CDS encoding M20/M25/M40 family metallo-hydrolase: MSLPVARAALAAAEERHRGRFADHVAELAAFCRIPSVGGDDAAMGQAVAWLEAAMRRSGIEVEVWPGEGNHPYLVGMARGAAARTLLFFNHYDIATYTNPIERRPGDRDPFSGAVEGERLYARGVADDKATLLSRIHAVRLWHEANGTLPVTVKFLLEGKRGLATDGLGRFLARAFPRVAADACCWEAGAKDEADRPVITLGHKGQLYVELRCRTANGDYPSRLTALPNSAWRLVWALASLKDPDERVRLPGFYDRVRRPGPAEEEWCYRHLPADVSGLRASTGVRAFVAGLDGQRVMRFTYTEPTVGLCGLAAGEAGPAHRLVIPGESRAHVEFRLVPDQDPEEVLTSLRAHLDQGGFPDITLEVRSMLPPYTTDPDGPLPRLVGEAAEEVYGRRPVLVPFATGIGHRYLFRRYSSMPIVGFAVGYAGSALETNDEHIRLRDYDEGIRHVLAILARAPTLPAVGGEG